In Papaver somniferum cultivar HN1 chromosome 1, ASM357369v1, whole genome shotgun sequence, a genomic segment contains:
- the LOC113287835 gene encoding S-adenosyl-L-methionine-dependent tRNA 4-demethylwyosine synthase-like, with the protein MTLSSSIPTRYALLALLSASTIYCIWKSRRLLQLKLSPQNPNPNLANTKGKIFFISQTGTSKALANRLLDLLKLNGLDFDVINPKDYEPEDLPKETLVLIIASTWENGKPPSDGGFLANWVAESAEDFRVGSLILSGCKFAVFGVGSRSYGENFNVVGRDFSQRFRALGASEILPLCEGDVDEGDLDDVFDVWNTKLIGVLKGENLNENGGVNGDECGSESEYEDYSDEEEEEEETDIVDLEDIAGKGPSRNSKAAATVKVVANGEKEMVTPVIRASLQKQGYKIIGSHSGVKICRWTKSQLRGRGGCYKHAFYGIESHRCMEATPSLACANKCVFCWRHHTNPVGKSWRWKMDDPLEIVNGALEQHTKMIKQMKGVPGVKSECLAEGLVPRHCALSLVGEPIMYPEINTLVDELHRRRISTFLVTNAQFPEKIRSLKPITQLYVSVDAASKESMKAVDRPLFGDFWERFLDSLKALIDKEQRTVYRLTLVKGWNAEEIDAYYDLFAIGKPDFVEIKGVTYCGSSATSKLTMENVPWHADVKAFSEALALKSGGLYEVACEHVHSCCVLLARTDKFKVDGQWFTWIDYEKFHDLVASGKPFTSKDYMAVTPTWAVYGAEEGGFDPDQARFKKERRHKTK; encoded by the exons ATGACATTGAGCTCTTCAATTCCCACTAGGTATGCATTACTTGCTCTTCTCTCTGCTTCAACCATTTACTGTATTTGGAAATCAAGACGTCTTTTACAGCTTAAACTTTCACcccaaaaccctaaccctaatctagcaaatACAAAAGGTAAAATCTTCTTCATATCCCAAACAGGAACTTCTAAAGCTTTAGCTAATCGTCTATTAGATCTTCTTAAATTGAATGGTCTGGATTTTGATGTAATAAATCCTAAAGATTATGAACCAGAAGATCTTCCtaaagaaaccctagttttgattattgcatcaaCTTGGGAGAATGGTAAACCACCATCAGATGGTGGGTTTTTGGCTAACTGGGTTGCTGAAAGTGCTGAAGATTTTAGGGTGGGATCATTGATTCTTTCTGGGTGTAAATTTGCTGTTTTTGGTGTTGGAAGTAGATCGTATGGTGAGAATTTTAATGTTGTTGGGAGGGATTTTTCTCAGAGGTTTAGAGCACTTggagcttcagagattttgccTTTATGTGAAGGTGATGTTGATGAGGGGGATTTAGATGATGtatttgatgtttggaatacgaaactTATTGGGGTCTTGAAAGGGGAGAACTTGAATGAAAATGGTGGAGTTAATGGTGATGAGTGTGGTAGTGAGAGTGAGTATGAGGATTattctgatgaagaagaagaggaggaggaaacTGATATTGTTGATCTTGAGGATATTGCTGGTAAAGGTCCTTCAAGGAATTCTAAAGCAGCAGCTACAGTGAAAGTAGTGGCCAATGGGGAGAAGGAAATGGTGACTCCGGTTATTAGAGCGAGCTTGCAAAAACAG GGATATAAAATTATTGGTTCCCACAGCGGTGTTAAAATTTGTAGATGGACCAAGTCACAACTTCGAGGCCGTGGAGGTTGCTATAAGCACGCATTTTATGGCATAGAGTCTCACAG GTGCATGGAAGCGACGCCTAGTTTAGCTTGTGCCAATAAATGTGTTTTCTGTTGGAGGCATCACACGAATCCAGTGGGGAAAAGCTGGCGTTGGAAGATGGACGATCCATTAGAGATTGTAAATGGTGCCTTAGAGCAGCACACAAAAATGATAAAGCAAATGAAAGGAGTACCTG GAGTTAAATCAGAGTGTCTGGCAGAAGGTCTCGTTCCTAGGCATTGTGCCTTGTCACTTGTTGGTGAACCCATCATGTATCCAGAGATTAACACACTTGTGGATGAGCTTCACCGAAGACGgatttcaactttccttgtaaccAATGCCCAGTTCCCTGAAAAGATCAGATCCCTGAAACCTATAACCCAG CTGTATGTGAGTGTAGACGCTGCATCTAAGGAAAGCATGAAGGCAGTTGATAGGCCACTGTTTGGGGACTTTTGGGAGCGCTTCTTG GATTCACTGAAAGCTCTTATAGACAAAGAACAACGAACAGTTTACCGTCTTACTCTGGTTAAAGGATGGAATGCAGAAGAAATAGATGCTTACTACGACTTGTTTGCTATTGGGAAGcctgattttgttgaaatcaagggtGTTACATATTGTGGCTC GTCCGCCACATCGAAGCTTACAATGGAGAATGTTCCTTGGCATGCTGATGTGAAAGCCTTTTCAGAGGCCTTAGCACTGAAAAGTGGTGGGCTATATGAAGTTGCATGTGAGCATGTTCATTCCTGCTGTGTGCTTTTGGCAAGAACTGACAAGTTTAAGGTCGACGGTCAATGGTTCACATGGATAGATTATGAAAAGTTCCACGACTTG GTTGCTTCGGGTAAGCCATTTACCAGCAAAGATTACATGGCTGTAACACCAACTTGGGCAGTATATGGTGCAGAAGAAGGCGGGTTTGATCCAGACCAGGCTAGATTTAAAAAGGAACGCCGCCACAAAACTAAGTAG